The sequence TCATTATCAGGCGGGGAGAAACAGAGAGTGGCGATTGCTCGTGCGATCATTCATAAGCCTCAAGTTCTTTTTGCCGACGAACCAACTGCCAGCCTGGATTCAAAAAGATCTAAAGATATCATGACATTAATCAGAGATTTAACCAAGAAATTAAATATTACTACCTTAATGGTCACCCATGATGAAGAAATGCTTTCTTACGCTGACCACATCATTAAAATGAGTGATGGTCAAATTGCAGAGTGAAGATTCATCGTTTACATCTCTCTGAAAAGGCGGTATTGTATATCAAAAAACAGCCCAGGCATTTGCGCTAGGGTATTTTTTGATTTATGACGAAATAAGAGAAACGAGGATTTATGTAACTTTTACTTAAAGGAGATCCAATTATGACAAATATCCTGATTGTTGATGACGATGTGAATGTCTTGACGCTTTTAGATATCCATTTATCTGAACAGGGTTATACAGTATTCAAAGCAAAGGAAGGACTCGAAGCGCTGGAGATTCTTAATAAAGAGGTATGTGATTTGGCAGTTGTTGATGTGATGATGCCATTTATGGATGGCTATACATTAACTAAGGAAATTCGAAGCCAATTTAATATCCCGGTCATTCTTTTAACGGCCAAAAGTCAAATCGAGGACAAGGAGCATGGATTTCAAGCAGGTACGGATGATTACCTTGTTAAACCCTTTGAACCGAGGGAGTTAAGCTTCCGTATAAAAGCTTTGCTGCGCCGATATGAAAATCAAACAGATGAATCCATCCTCCGCATTGGCAGTACAATTATAAACAAGCAAAGCTATGAAGTAGTGATCAGTAACCGGACTCTTCTACTGCCCCTAAAAGAGTTTGAACTTTTGTATTTTCTTATGTCCAAACCCATGCAGGTGTTTACCAGAGACCATTTGATTGAACGCATTTGGGGGTTGGATTATGAAGGGGATGAGCGTACGGTTGATGTGCATATAAAAAGGTTAAGAGAGCGTTTTTCTAAACTGACTGACGATTTTCAAATAAAAACAGTACGCGGAGTTGGATATTCACTGGAGGCTAAGCGCGAATGAAATCTCTTTATTTGAAATTTGTTGTCATTACGATCGGGATCATGATTTTTAGCAGTATGTCAGCCTTTTTAATATCCAACGCTTATTATCAGCAAAACTTGAAACTGCAAAACGATCAAAAAATCACTAAAATGGCCCATTCTATTGCCAGGTATACTGCCATGCATGCTGATGTCAACTTGAACGAGTACCTGGGGAATATTTCTGCAATTGGCTATCAGATATACCTGGTTGACAGTTCTGGGGAAGGATCTTTTTTTGGCTCACCATTCAGGGATAAAAGCCTTTCTGTTTCAACTAAAGAGTATGTATTAAAGGGAAATGTCTTTCATGGCATTTCTCAATTCCCGCAAAAAACTTTTGTAACAGGCTTTTTTGCAAATGAACTGAAGAATACAATTGGTGTTCCACTAACACATAGCGGAGTAAATTATGCCCTTTTCGTCAGGCCTGATATTAAACTTCTTTTTAATGAAATGCATCTTCTATTTGCATGGATGCTGTTCTTCACGATTATTTTGAGTATCGTTATCGTGCTGGTAAGTGCCAAGTATTTGGTAAAACCCATTTCAAAACTAACAACAGCGACAAAATCTCTCTCCAATGGTGACTTTAATGTAGAACTCGATATTACTCGTCATGATGAATTAGGGGAACTTTCACATAGTTTTTTACGCATGGCAAGAAGATTGGAGCAAATGGAAGACATGCGAAAGGAGTTCATATCGAACATTTCTCATGATATCCAGTCCCCTCTATCCAATATAAAAGGATATACAAATCTGTTGGAAAATAAGTCAGTAAGCGCAGAAGAAAGAGACCGTTACTTTTCCATTATTAATGGCGAAATTAGAAGGCTGTCTACGTTAACCAAACAACTATTACTCCTTGCCACGTTAGACAGCAATGAGGATATCCTGAAAAAAAGACATTATAATGTCGGGCAGCAAATTAAGGAATTGCTGCGAAATTATCAATGGCTGATAAATGAAAAAAATATCATGCTCAGTTACACCCTGCCAGATATTGAAATCAACGGGGACCCATCTTTACTGAATACTGTTTGGGATAATCTATTGACGAATGCCATCAAATATAATAAAAATGGTGGCAGCATTGATATATCAATAGAAGAAAAAGGAGAAATCCTAGTAGTTACCTTTGAAGATACAGGAATTGGATTGAACAAAACCGAAATCGAAAGGATATTTGATCGCTTCTATCGGGCAGATACTTCAAGAGCACGCACAATGGAAGGAACAGGACTCGGTCTTTCGATTGTTTGGACAGTTGTTAAGCTCCATGATGGCCATGTTAAAGTAAATAGTACAGCAAAAGAAGGAAGTACTTTTATCATAGAGTTACCAATCAAGTGAAATATAAACAATTGATCATTCATTACTAATCGACATATTGGCAGCGGGTATTTTTAGTAATATTTTCAAATTGAGTTATAGAATAAACTTATAAAAGGTGCACTACACATGAGGGGTAATTTTAACTAAAGGTGCCCTTTTTCCTCTAGGTATGAGGGAAGGATAAGCAATAAAAAGCAAAAAAACTCTCAAAGTTGTTTTTCTGCAAGCAATCAAAATGTCCCAGAAGCGTATGAACTCTTGATCTTTGATGCACTCTGGGGGATGCAACATTTTTTGCTCATTGGAACTAAGTGGAATGGTCTTGGGTATGGGTAAATTGGTAGAACCAATATTAAAGGCGTTTAAAGAAAATTGAGTTCCTCTTCATACCTCTTCATCTAGATCAATGGGGCCAGAAGCCGCTCATTAATTACTAGAAGAAGGGGGATATAATTGGTGGTAAAGTAATACGAGTAAAGCGGATCTAATCCCATTGCCTATTATTGTTTATTATGCTTCTAAAAATAAACCTGAACTAAAAAGTATGAGCTCCTTTAATCTCTTACGGAAAAGGCAGGACATTATTCCGTATAATCCAATACAGCAAAGATAAACTTCCTACTTGAACTTTTTAATGTCAACTAGAGAACAAATTAACTATTATATTGACCGTGAATCCTTTATATCTATCTAAAGATAAAAGGTCAGTAGAATTACTAAAATGGTTTTATGGGATTTGCTAACGAACATCATTTAATAAAAATTATGAAAAAAGGGAACCCTCTTTCTAAGCTTTTAGATTTTTATTTAGAAAGAGGTTATAAATGAGAAAAAAACGAAAACGAAAAATTAGAAATAGGCATATCATTTTGATACTAAGCGTCGCATTAATTTCAATTATCAATAGATCATCGGGTGATATTCCTAAGTATTATAAAAATATGGTTTACGTTAGTTCTTTTAACGCTATTTATTATTTGCTATGTAAAAGACATCTTTTATGGGAATCTATCCCATCCGGAGTAAACTGGTTCACTATTAGAGTAGTTCATACATTTATAATAACCCCTTTATTAGTGCTCGTATTCTTATCCAAAATGCCGCATACCCTGCTTAAACAATATACTTACATCATACGGTGGAGTATCGTAAGTACCGCTGTTGAATATTTGATTCACAAAAAGCATTTAATTCTTTATGCGCACGGTTGGAGTGTACTCTGGTCAGGAATACTATACTTTAAGATGTTTGTGTACAGTCACTTATTTACGAAACACCCGAGACTTACGTTATTCCTATCTCTGTGTTCAACTGTGTACTTTATTTTTAAATTCAAGGTTCCATTGAAAATGAAGCACTTTTCAAGGTATTTTGAACTGTTAATTGATGTGTATTTCCATACACCCTTGGTTGAATTATTCACAAAAAGGAAAAAAATATTTTAAAATTTGATTCATTATAGAATAATGAATTATAAAAAAGGCTCGGTTATATTAACTGAGCCTTATCCTGTTTATTAGCAAATCTAATTGCATTTTGTTACATATTAAATTGTGAAAGGTAACGGAACCGATATTGAGATACTCTTATTTTAAATTAAGCGTTTATTGACCCTCATTTTGGTGGATCATTCCTTTATTTTTTCTCCTTTTTGTCTGTGAAATCCATAATAAAAATAGGGGAAGGGGAAATAGAAAGACCATGTACGTATATATGTCAATTGCACGCCCAATTCGAATATGGTCATTTGAGAGATATAGTGCTCCAAAAAAGCCTGCCGCTGCAAGAAAAGTAAATATTGCACGTTTTCCCCATTCTGATGATGCCTTCGAAAC comes from Mesobacillus jeotgali and encodes:
- a CDS encoding response regulator transcription factor; its protein translation is MTNILIVDDDVNVLTLLDIHLSEQGYTVFKAKEGLEALEILNKEVCDLAVVDVMMPFMDGYTLTKEIRSQFNIPVILLTAKSQIEDKEHGFQAGTDDYLVKPFEPRELSFRIKALLRRYENQTDESILRIGSTIINKQSYEVVISNRTLLLPLKEFELLYFLMSKPMQVFTRDHLIERIWGLDYEGDERTVDVHIKRLRERFSKLTDDFQIKTVRGVGYSLEAKRE
- a CDS encoding sensor histidine kinase; the protein is MKSLYLKFVVITIGIMIFSSMSAFLISNAYYQQNLKLQNDQKITKMAHSIARYTAMHADVNLNEYLGNISAIGYQIYLVDSSGEGSFFGSPFRDKSLSVSTKEYVLKGNVFHGISQFPQKTFVTGFFANELKNTIGVPLTHSGVNYALFVRPDIKLLFNEMHLLFAWMLFFTIILSIVIVLVSAKYLVKPISKLTTATKSLSNGDFNVELDITRHDELGELSHSFLRMARRLEQMEDMRKEFISNISHDIQSPLSNIKGYTNLLENKSVSAEERDRYFSIINGEIRRLSTLTKQLLLLATLDSNEDILKKRHYNVGQQIKELLRNYQWLINEKNIMLSYTLPDIEINGDPSLLNTVWDNLLTNAIKYNKNGGSIDISIEEKGEILVVTFEDTGIGLNKTEIERIFDRFYRADTSRARTMEGTGLGLSIVWTVVKLHDGHVKVNSTAKEGSTFIIELPIK